One window of the Rosa rugosa chromosome 3, drRosRugo1.1, whole genome shotgun sequence genome contains the following:
- the LOC133738796 gene encoding 14 kDa zinc-binding protein-like isoform X1: MLAVNLQRKILDWNMNCVATTARAFVTVKASNPNFRTFLLPLHSRRSLCRVSATNNEEAAAKVAAANADRGAPTIFDKIIAKEIPSTIVYEDDKVLAFRDINPQAPVHVVIIPKNRDGLTELGKAESRHVEILGQLLYAAKKVAEKEGILHGQSKYKRQSKYDGYVAWFL; this comes from the exons ATGTTGGCCGTCAATCTGCAGAGGAAGATCCTAGATTGGAACATGAACTGTGTAGCAACAACTGCGAGAGCTTTTGTGACTGTGAAAGCCTCCAACCCCAATTTCAGAACtttccttcttcctcttcactcTCGCAG GTCCCTGTGTCGTGTTAGCGCTACAAACAATGAAGAGGCTGCTGCCAAGGTAGCTGCAGCAAATGCTGACAGAGGAGCTCCAACAAT ATTTGACAAGATCATAGCAAAGGAAATCCCATCGACCATTGTATACGAGGATGATAAGGTCCTGGCATTTCGGGATATCAACCCACAGGCTCCTGTGCATGTTGTTATCATCCCAAAGAATAGGGATGGGTTAACAGAGCTGGGAAAG GCTGAATCTAGGCATGTGGAAATATTGGGTCAACTTCTATATGCTGCAAAAAAAGTTGCTGAGAAAGAAGGTATTCTTCACGGGCAGAGCAAATACAAAAGACAGAGCAAATACGATG GGTATGTGGCATGGTTCTTATGA
- the LOC133738798 gene encoding outer envelope pore protein 16, chloroplastic-like encodes MSLFVFLGFHLCCFVQIGAAKVAAEDSYYAVKRGSVSSQDFEYTLKSMCKEGAYYGGFLVLPIEILPHIQEKPEDINANLKVLSR; translated from the exons ATGTcgctttttgtttttctgggttttcatttGTGTTGTTTTGTTCAGATCGGAGCTGCCAAAGTTGCTGCAGAGGATTCTTACTATGCCGTCAAAAGGG GGAGCGTTTCAAGTCAGGACTTTGAGTACACT TTGAAGAGCATGTGTAAAGAAGGTGCATATTATG GTGGTTTTCTTGTGCTGCCAATTGAAATACTCCCTCATATCCAG GAAAAGCCAGAGGACATCAATGCCAATCTAAAAGTCCTGTCAAGGTAA
- the LOC133738796 gene encoding 14 kDa zinc-binding protein-like isoform X2, whose product MNCVATTARAFVTVKASNPNFRTFLLPLHSRRSLCRVSATNNEEAAAKVAAANADRGAPTIFDKIIAKEIPSTIVYEDDKVLAFRDINPQAPVHVVIIPKNRDGLTELGKAESRHVEILGQLLYAAKKVAEKEGILHGQSKYKRQSKYDGYVAWFL is encoded by the exons ATGAACTGTGTAGCAACAACTGCGAGAGCTTTTGTGACTGTGAAAGCCTCCAACCCCAATTTCAGAACtttccttcttcctcttcactcTCGCAG GTCCCTGTGTCGTGTTAGCGCTACAAACAATGAAGAGGCTGCTGCCAAGGTAGCTGCAGCAAATGCTGACAGAGGAGCTCCAACAAT ATTTGACAAGATCATAGCAAAGGAAATCCCATCGACCATTGTATACGAGGATGATAAGGTCCTGGCATTTCGGGATATCAACCCACAGGCTCCTGTGCATGTTGTTATCATCCCAAAGAATAGGGATGGGTTAACAGAGCTGGGAAAG GCTGAATCTAGGCATGTGGAAATATTGGGTCAACTTCTATATGCTGCAAAAAAAGTTGCTGAGAAAGAAGGTATTCTTCACGGGCAGAGCAAATACAAAAGACAGAGCAAATACGATG GGTATGTGGCATGGTTCTTATGA